The DNA region tacatgcaaacttcaaaaactcaatcaatcgtctggatttaaatgaaatctatgccatgccaaagtgataggtcctctcattgatatacactccaacactcatgtgtttagggtttatgtgtttaaatctctcaaattcaatcaaagagtatgttctaccataagcttgcttttcaatctcatctccattagcaacttattacaagtattacatgaatcaaaaggtcttattttccggttgtaatagggctgaggttaaggtgaggtaaaagaaagtaaaaggaaaggttcaaaccaaagaaagtagagcattttgaaaaataatacttcaaacaatataattccattaaagcacataaatttttcatctttaatcacaaatgcttaactccttttgatttcaagctctttcaacataaaaccttaagaacataaaggaatacttttttttttcttttttttttttttttttttttttgtttttcttttggcaactttgcccatcttttcatcaagcatcacttctttcttttcatataatttccaactataattccatgaaatattacaagtatatgctctactaatccttggccaggggaaagaaaaaacatatataaagttaaggcttatacatggataaagcaaaaaaaagataaccaagctcaaaacgggttcactaaggataatatgctttaggttggctttttggcttgaggggttaaaattcctaatgcctttatcatcttcatgtatatttgtaatgggatataatctcaataagatatgaagcaagttctagagatacttatcattgaaagaatgcacactcaaagaatataattttgaaggctcaaaagcttgcatttgtataacactataaagtcaacatggcatattctcaaagtcaatccctaaaccaattaaaccttaaaatttgcatgcatactccttcatttgatttatatcttcatctatctcaattaattctcatacataatactcatattctcaaaaaccaatgggagttaaaaagatcaaaatttgtgttttttttttttttttttttttttaagaacaacaaagaaaattaaaataagaaaaccaaaattctctcaatacccccacacttaaaacacaacattgtcctcaatgttgaaataaaagcaaaggaacataagagaatgacaaagataaagtaaaatacgaaaaataaaagataaggaaaaagaaagcaaatctgattttttttctttttgtgctgggttgcctcccagtaagcgcttttgttttatgtcattggctcgacatattgcatgctcattcttcatagattggttcaattaactctacagaagcggtgagttctgtcgtccaaccttcatagaaaggtttcaaacgatgcccattgactttgagtatgttgttcgtttctaaacttgtaatttcaactgcaccataaggaaaaacattagaaacaacaaatggtccaatccaacgagagcttaactttccaggaaaaagtttcaaacgcgaatgataaagaaggactttgtctccaacatgaaactcctttcttgtaagcattcggtcatgaagattcttagtcttttctttgtaaatccttgcattctcgtaagcatcattttgaatctcttccaccgtaattccaatctttttaggcaccaaaaggataggcgccacccattcactatccgtgatggggtaaatgactcctgcatcatgaaggacaatttgcaaagcttgcaaatccaatgttgattcatgcatgttttggggaacacatatatgcctttccatctcttctatcttggtaaaatcatagtcattgctcaaagccatgcttaatccatactcatcatcaaaatcacaaactggctgcacacacttatcaacttggtcataacatgtgatagaataaacattgctataaggatatgtcattgcatcatgaaaattaaattcaattttttcatctcctacctccatagacaaggtatccttaccacaatcaatctttgtgttggcagttttcaagaatggtctcccaaacaatataggagtgctggttgatgaatcacaagaatcatgttccatatcaagaatataaaagtcacatggaataaccaaactatcaatcttgactaggacatcttctatcacaccaagtgggtaaacaaaactacgatccgcaagttgcattacaatactagttttattcaaaggctctagactaagagaatcataaacatgtttaggcataacactaatggatgcacctaaatcgcataaagctcttttaaaactagcattaccaataacacatgggatagtaaacgcacctgggtctttttgtttcaaaggcagattcttttgaacaacagcagatacaacttcacccatacttaccgtttcatgacctttcagtttgaaagctctcttggtagtacacaactccttcaagaatttggcatacttgggaatttgcttgatagcatcaagcaaaggaatgttgagttctactttcttaaaaacctctagaatctctttttccttgtcctctttctttgacctagaagaactcacaggaaagggtggaattgttttaaaactggaattcattgagtgaggagttacctttggagtgttggtctttgtttcagtttgtggaggagaaggatgatgtatcttctttgtactcaattcagtttctatctcttcttcttcctccatctcaatttgttttgaccttttctcttcaatttctttcccacttcgcaacatgatcgcactaacatgctctattggattcaatgcttgggagggcaattttccattcatttgtgcttccaattttcccacacttgaagctacttgccccatttgcttttccaagttgtgaatacttgaccttgtttcctgttgaaaagacatgacattttgttgcaaggtaacagtattagaagccaaagttttcatcatctcacgaagatcatcattggatgacgaccccataacattggagtttatgaatggagggggttgtcttgcttgataattctgttggggctgaaatccattgggatggaattgtcggccttgattgccttgttgaggttggttcccataccgtaggttaggatgatctctccatccaggattgtacgtgtgggaaaaaggatcatacttacgctgaggttgtccattaaatgctccatcaactgcatgagcttgttcaatgtaatcttcttgcattgttgggcacatatctgaagcatgtccttgtgaggagcatatgctacaaactttcacctgctgcacatttccacaagccaaagaacgcacaagagaagtaagatcattaactttattttcaaggttagaaatacttacctcatttactcgtttgttggagaagtctccacgagtgccaaattgtttcgagttggctgccatgtttgagatcaattggcgtgcagcctcaggtgtcttatctaccaatgcgcctccacttgcagcatcaatgatactacggtcagtaggcatcaatccttcatagaaatattgaatgagcagctgatcgggtatttgatgatgagggcattgaatgcatagttgctcaaatctttcccaatactcagagagagtctctccatgagattgccgaatcccacatatttctttccttatgttggcaactcgagatgctgggaaatacttctcaagaaaaatcttcttcatggcattccaagttccaatagatcctgggagaatagagaaaagccatgcctttgctgccccttttaaagagaaagggaaagctttcaacttaacttgttcttcatcaactccattcggtttcatgccaacacaaaccatatggaactccttgagatgagtatgaggatcttctcctgcaagaccattaaatgttggtaacaaatgtataaaaccagatttgagctcaaagtttacattattgtcaatgtttatgcacaatggttgattttccacgttaggagcagcaagctccttgagtgtttgttgtcgtgcaatcgccatggtgttgaggtgaacttcctttcttaacCTGCGTAAAGTactttctatttcaagatcaacctgcactagactctgttagtagaacgggttactggcatcaatcgctaagaaaactcaaaagaaagcaaccacacgagagaaaaaaaaaaaaaattataattatatgaaaatcctataataaaaaaactaaaactacctaaaaaccttagaaaacagtggaatttggcctcgatagggtggggctagtggtataccactagtCTTGTTCGGAACGTCGTTTCACTTCAGAAAATGAAGGTTagaaacctaattccacaaacaattctgtcttcaacagtaccgctgcggcaagtgaacagtaacaccgcaagcaaaaattctgtttttgttttttttttttttttttttttcagaaatgtaaataacaatcacagaaactaaaaataacagtacaagcacaagaatcaactaaaattacctccccggcaacggcgccaaaatttgttgcgatgtcgcggtcgcacaaattaattaccctagcttaaaacacacaagatagtatagagcaagcaaggggtcgatcccacgaggaagtttgaagttagatttttatgttgtacgttatgtaattgggggggattgatttgaaatgatttaaactatggcagaaattaaactagcaaacaaaatcaattgaaactgaaatatatcaagaaaacaaaccttggttgcaagcacacatccaccaacggaaattagaaccgatccttgaaacgaaactccagtttatatcatgaattttatcttttcttaatattggttaattaacggatccgccgtataactatccctaaccaacaaacaatcacagtgtccgcactaatgatttaatccaatggcagccttaagatccagataaattcataatcttaacaaccaagttgtcaatttgtgttgctatgatcgaatgttctccctaagtttaataacgtagttccgctacaattatcaagcttagttgcttcacaagtttatataccacaactccggttttgatatcaaacttagcaatagattgttcacaataataacttagagtccgctctagcaatcatcaacaacaatcataggaaatatgcataggaaaacaaacatactcattcataacataaactgaaaataaaaggaagaataaatctcacagttcttgaaatccgaaggtttgttgtgtccttgcaaccaagaaaacgagcttagccttgcatatctattgaacaactactcctaaagatgaaagaatacataatttctgatttgtagagaggagagtttgtgtttcttcctttcttcttcttttttttttcttcttgctacctccttctacttcttcttcctcttgctacctccttctactcaccctctatttatacacaaattgtaagtaagaaaatcaaagttcaagtgtgaacatcaatagatggtggtagtgtgaaggcggctggcggctggtggctgctgtcttgaggttggtggctgccatgaggttggtggctgccatgaggttggtggctgccttccttaaccttctagaatatttactagaggagctaaattgctggtcggtttggatgcttctagatgaaatttggattcgtttcttcacgcaacctgcttgctggcagaattcagctgtcatctttgaaaaatcatatatccctcatatgacatcgtttttggctgaaatttggagcgtttatagatctttgagtaaggaatccaacaaaattgagtttgcatcaattggacttctgaagctccagatattgaattttgaatgggcaaaggtcaacattggcagactgcgagatttgactttgaaggatgtgatttccatgatctttctctttttatttttcttgcattacatttccaaaaaggtatggatgttagctttttaatgccactggaatcacttcatttcgatctctggaactcacgctctgcacaaaataccgactgaacgtcaaatctgccaattacctccaatttactcctttttgcatatttcatccaaaaatgccttcaaaacataaaacaaagaatatcaaggcattttatataaataacatatgcaaaacactagttaaatgcgggtgaaactatcgaataatatggttacatcaccttcatcatcagagtttaagatgtatgcgaggtatcccatacatccctttcttaaaagttGTTGGGTTGTTACCACCGATATTAAAGCATTCAGTTTGAGaactctctctccttcaaaaatcattttctcgcccttaggtgtttggaaagtaacaattttagcataacaatctattagtgccttgtatttactcaaccaattcatgcctagtattatgtcaaaatcatgcagcTATAAGGGAATCAAGTCTACCTCTGTTTCATACCCAGATAAACTAAGCCccacatccacatatacaatatttgtttcaaccatgtttcccattggagttccaattacaaatcccttctctactatttctacttcctttctcaatttagcgacaattctcttagcaatgaataagtgggtggcacccggatcaaacaacacatgcacattaaaatcattcaatagtagtgtacctgccaccacatccgatgcagccctggcctcctcctgtgtcaggtggaagaccctccccggggtccgatcattttgtgccctcggcttccctcgactggagtttgcccctgattgagaagatctcactgGCCTATTAACAATGACTGACTGTTGGTGGCTCTGACTTGGCTGTCTATAGCTCTGCACTTGTCCGGTGTTCCATTTGGGGCAGTCCCTCTTGTAATGACCTCTACCACCACAGAAATGACACCCTTGACTAAGATACTGGCAGTTCCTCCACCTATGACCCTCTCCTCTGCACACAAAACATCGCCCAGGGGAAACTGAGCAGTCCccagggtgtttttgtccacacTTTACACAAAAAGGATAGTCCACACTCTCAAGTGCGATTGAGCGGTCA from Populus alba chromosome 14, ASM523922v2, whole genome shotgun sequence includes:
- the LOC140954517 gene encoding uncharacterized protein, yielding MAIARQQTLKELAAPNVENQPLCINIDNNVNFELKSGFIHLLPTFNGLAGEDPHTHLKEFHMVCVGMKPNGVDEEQVKLKAFPFSLKGAAKAWLFSILPGSIGTWNAMKKIFLEKYFPASRVANIRKEICGIRQSHGETLSEYWERFEQLCIQCPHHQIPDQLLIQYFYEGLMPTDRSIIDAASGGALVDKTPEAARQLISNMAANSKQFGTRGDFSNKRVNEVSISNLENKVNDLTSLVRSLACGNVQQVKVCSICSSQGHASDMCPTMQEDYIEQAHAVDGAFNGQPQRKYDPFSHTYNPGWRDHPNLRYGNQPQQGNQGRQFHPNGFQPQQNYQARQPPPFINSNVMGSSSNDDLREMMKTLASNTVTLQQNVMSFQQETRSSIHNLEKQMGQVASSVGKLEAQMNGKLPSQALNPIEHVSAIMLRSGKEIEEKRSKQIEMEEEEEIETELSTKKIHHPSPPQTETKTNTPKVTPHSMNSSFKTIPPFPVSSSRSKKEDKEKEILEVFKKVELNIPLLDAIKQIPKYAKFLKELCTTKRAFKLKGHETVSMGEVVSAVVQKNLPLKQKDPGAFTIPCVIGNASFKRALCDLGASISVMPKHVYDSLSLEPLNKTSIVMQLADRSFVYPLGVIEDVLVKIDSLVIPCDFYILDMEHDSCDSSTSTPILFGRPFLKTANTKIDCGKDTLSMEVGDEKIEFNFHDAMTYPYSNVYSITCYDQVDKCVQPVCDFDDEYGLSMALSNDYDFTKIEEMERHICVPQNMHESTLDLQALQIVLHDAGVIYPITDSEWVAPILLVPKKIGITVEEIQNDAYENARIYKEKTKNLHDRMLTRKEFHLKLQV